Proteins found in one Candidatus Binatia bacterium genomic segment:
- a CDS encoding 2Fe-2S iron-sulfur cluster-binding protein codes for MAKVTINAKTIEVPDGTNLVRAAEMAGLEIPHYCYHPGLSIAGNCRMCLVDIRAMSTKQPNPLPKLQIGCNTTVQDGMVVESNNPRVIEARQGVLEFLLINHPIDCPICDQAGECKLQEYYMDYGRYHSRFALKEKVDKGKVIPVGPDIMLDQERCILCTRCVRFLEEFTRTFELGIKERGDHSELTLADGKQVDNPYATNIVDICPVGALTSREFRFQARVWYLDATPSICAGCATGCNIDVDLRHERIYRLKPRFNSEVNSFWMCDAGRRTWQRNHGEHRLIGSYVRGGSEFVESDPHEVVSRAADALKSHRRTAVLASAHATMEEGWLAKRIAALCGNGPCVVVSPASSEIPTDDKLISTDRFPNRAGLVALGFTEHTAPPEDVDSILMLRADVVAADEDRWGMFLEDMGETLVVADEIGKTMAYADHVLAAGSHFETDGTYVNRGGRLQLFRTAVAPPGRALAGWQLLAELLARLGGPRYESVDEIFAAMCTEIGLGSGRTHASVATSGVALADWKQGRAAAARSEGAGAQA; via the coding sequence ATGGCAAAGGTCACGATCAACGCGAAGACCATCGAGGTCCCCGACGGCACCAACCTCGTGCGTGCCGCCGAGATGGCCGGCCTGGAGATTCCGCACTACTGCTATCACCCCGGCCTCTCGATCGCCGGCAACTGCCGCATGTGCCTCGTCGACATCCGCGCGATGTCGACCAAGCAGCCCAACCCGCTGCCCAAGCTCCAGATCGGCTGCAACACGACCGTGCAGGACGGCATGGTCGTCGAGTCGAACAATCCGCGCGTCATCGAAGCGCGCCAGGGCGTGCTCGAATTCCTGCTGATCAATCATCCGATCGATTGCCCGATCTGCGACCAGGCAGGCGAGTGCAAGCTGCAGGAATACTACATGGACTACGGGCGCTACCACAGCCGGTTCGCGCTCAAGGAAAAAGTCGACAAGGGCAAGGTGATCCCGGTCGGGCCCGACATCATGCTCGACCAAGAGCGCTGCATCCTGTGCACCCGCTGCGTGCGCTTCCTCGAGGAGTTCACGCGCACCTTCGAGCTGGGCATCAAGGAGCGCGGGGACCACAGCGAGCTGACGCTGGCGGACGGCAAGCAGGTGGACAACCCGTATGCCACCAACATCGTCGACATCTGTCCGGTCGGCGCGCTGACCAGCCGCGAGTTCCGCTTCCAGGCCCGCGTCTGGTACCTCGACGCTACGCCTTCGATCTGCGCCGGTTGCGCCACCGGCTGCAACATCGACGTGGATCTTCGCCACGAAAGGATCTATCGCCTCAAGCCTCGCTTCAACTCCGAGGTCAATTCGTTCTGGATGTGCGACGCCGGCCGCCGCACCTGGCAGCGCAACCACGGCGAGCATCGGTTGATCGGTTCCTACGTGCGGGGCGGGAGCGAGTTCGTCGAATCCGACCCGCATGAGGTCGTCTCACGCGCTGCCGACGCGCTGAAGAGCCACCGGCGTACCGCGGTGCTCGCGTCGGCCCACGCAACGATGGAAGAGGGATGGCTTGCGAAGAGGATCGCTGCGCTGTGCGGAAACGGACCCTGCGTCGTTGTTTCTCCGGCCTCCTCGGAGATTCCCACGGATGACAAACTGATTTCGACCGATCGTTTCCCGAACCGCGCCGGCCTGGTCGCTCTCGGATTCACCGAGCACACCGCGCCGCCTGAGGACGTCGACAGCATCCTCATGCTTCGCGCCGACGTCGTCGCAGCCGACGAGGATCGATGGGGAATGTTCCTCGAAGACATGGGCGAGACGCTGGTCGTCGCCGACGAAATCGGCAAGACGATGGCTTATGCCGATCACGTGCTCGCCGCCGGAAGTCATTTCGAAACCGACGGCACTTACGTCAATCGTGGCGGAAGACTTCAGCTTTTCCGCACCGCGGTCGCGCCTCCGGGCCGCGCTTTGGCCGGATGGCAGCTTCTTGCCGAGCTTCTGGCCCGGCTCGGCGGCCCGCGCTACGAGTCGGTCGACGAGATTTTCGCTGCGATGTGCACCGAGATCGGGCTCGGCAGCGGACGCACGCATGCGTCCGTCGCGACGAGCGGCGTTGCCCTGGCGGACTGGAAGCAGGGGCGCGCCGCCGCGGCACGCAGCGAGGGTGCCGGCGCGCAGGCCTGA